AAAACGAGGAGGAAGGACTGCTGTTGATCAGAAAGCTCCTGACTTACCTCCCTTCCAATAATCTGGAAGAGCCTCCTGTGACAGAATGCCACGACCCGATTGACCGGATGGATGATTCCCTGAATGACATCATACCGGAAAATTCCAATGAACCTTATGATGTAAGGGAAATCATAGATAAAATGGTGGATTATGGCGAATTTCTCGAGATACATCGTCATTACGCAAGAAATATTGTTATCGGATTTGCCAAATTCGACGGACAGCCGGTGGGGATTGTGGCTAACCAGCCCAATTTTCTTGCCGGCGTGCTGGATATCGATGCTTCCAGGAAAGCCGCCCGGTTTGTCCGATTTTGTGATGCATTCAATGTGCCGATCGTGACTTTGGTGGATGTGCCCGGCTTTTTGCCCGGAAGTAACCAGGAATACGGAGGGATTATTACCCACGGAGCCAAGCTGATGTTTGCTTACGGTGAAGCCACGGTTCCGAAGATTACCATCACCCTTAGAAAATCCTACGGAGGTGCACATGATGTTATGAGTTGCAAACAACTCCGCGGAGATATGAATTATGCCTGGCCTACAGCCGAAATAGCTGTGATGGGCGCGTCAGGTGCGGTTGAGATCATTTATGGCAAGGAATTAAAAGAAATTGAAGATGAAGAAGAGCGGAAAAAGTTCATTGAAGAAAAGGAAGAAGAATACCGGCAATATTTTTCCAATCCTTATCAGGCTGCCAGTTTGGGTTACATTGATGATATCATAGAACCCAGAAATTCCCGATTCCGAATAGTCAGGGCTCTGCAGACC
Above is a genomic segment from Bacteroidales bacterium containing:
- a CDS encoding methylmalonyl-CoA carboxyltransferase, with protein sequence NEEEGLLLIRKLLTYLPSNNLEEPPVTECHDPIDRMDDSLNDIIPENSNEPYDVREIIDKMVDYGEFLEIHRHYARNIVIGFAKFDGQPVGIVANQPNFLAGVLDIDASRKAARFVRFCDAFNVPIVTLVDVPGFLPGSNQEYGGIITHGAKLMFAYGEATVPKITITLRKSYGGAHDVMSCKQLRGDMNYAWPTAEIAVMGASGAVEIIYGKELKEIEDEEERKKFIEEKEEEYRQYFSNPYQAASLGYIDDIIEPRNSRFRIVRALQTLSTKKDINPAKKHSNLPL